From the Micromonospora lupini genome, one window contains:
- a CDS encoding threonine aldolase family protein produces the protein MAEAFVDLRSDTVTRPTAGMREAMAAAEVGDDVYGEDPTVNALEAEVAALFGHEAALFAPSGSMANQIALQLLVSPGDELLCDADAHVVTYEIGAAAAYGGISSRTWPAVGADIDPELVARMIRPDGYFAVPTRAIAVEQTHNRGGGGVIPLATLRELRGVADDAGVALHCDGARIWHAHVADGVPLAEYGRLFDTLSVCLSKGLGAPVGSLLVGSAEKIERARMIRKRMGGGMRQAGILAAAGRYALAHHVDRLAEDHARAARLAEAVAPFGVLASTVRTNLVPLDLTKHTLDARALAAAARAEGVLVSVLGPRTARLVTHLGIDDAAINRAATTLTKILAG, from the coding sequence ATGGCTGAGGCGTTCGTGGACCTGCGTTCCGACACGGTGACCCGGCCGACCGCCGGTATGCGGGAGGCGATGGCCGCCGCCGAGGTCGGTGACGACGTCTACGGCGAAGACCCCACAGTCAACGCGCTGGAGGCCGAGGTCGCCGCGCTGTTCGGGCACGAGGCGGCGCTCTTCGCCCCGAGCGGGTCGATGGCCAACCAGATCGCCCTGCAACTGCTGGTGTCGCCCGGCGACGAGCTGCTCTGCGACGCCGACGCGCACGTCGTCACCTACGAGATCGGCGCCGCCGCCGCGTACGGCGGGATCTCCTCGCGGACCTGGCCGGCGGTCGGCGCGGACATCGACCCGGAGCTGGTGGCCCGGATGATCCGTCCGGACGGCTACTTCGCCGTGCCCACCCGCGCGATCGCCGTCGAGCAGACGCACAACCGGGGCGGTGGCGGCGTGATCCCGCTGGCCACCCTGCGGGAGCTGCGCGGTGTCGCCGACGACGCGGGGGTGGCGCTGCACTGCGACGGCGCCCGGATCTGGCACGCGCACGTCGCCGACGGGGTGCCGCTTGCCGAGTACGGCCGGCTCTTCGACACGCTCTCCGTCTGCCTTTCCAAGGGGCTCGGCGCGCCGGTCGGCTCGCTCCTGGTGGGCAGCGCGGAGAAGATCGAACGGGCCCGAATGATCCGCAAGCGGATGGGCGGCGGCATGCGTCAGGCCGGCATCCTCGCCGCCGCCGGCCGGTACGCGCTCGCGCACCACGTCGACCGGCTGGCCGAGGACCACGCGAGGGCGGCCCGACTCGCCGAGGCGGTCGCGCCGTTCGGGGTGCTCGCCAGCACGGTCCGCACCAACCTCGTCCCACTGGACCTGACCAAGCACACGCTGGACGCCCGTGCTCTGGCCGCCGCCGCCCGTGCGGAGGGCGTACTGGTCTCGGTGCTCGGCCCTCGTACCGCCCGCCTGGTCACTCACCTGGGCATCGACGACGCCGCGATCAACCGGGCGGCCACCACTCTGACGAAGATCCTGGCCGGCTGA
- a CDS encoding deoxyribonuclease IV, translating to MPAVSSRPVGAHTPTSGGLARAALPYLDATGAEAVQVYVSNSRGWALPAGDPAQDALFREGCVERGIPAFIHASLLVNLGSPTAATVEKSAQTLAHALRRGVAIGARAVVFHAGSSVDEGHAEAAMRQVRRELLPLLDWAAEAGGPMLLVEPSAGGGRSLASRVEQLGPYLDAVDGHRMLGVCFDTCHAWAAGHDLAAEGGMTATLDTLVATVGADRLRLVHANDSKDLCGSTRDRHENIGKGAIGEPAFAELMAHPATAGVPIVVETPSEKHEGHAADLAILTRLRP from the coding sequence ATGCCGGCGGTCTCGTCGCGCCCGGTGGGCGCGCACACTCCGACCTCAGGCGGGCTGGCCAGGGCGGCCCTGCCGTACCTCGACGCGACAGGCGCCGAGGCCGTGCAGGTGTACGTCTCCAACTCACGGGGCTGGGCGCTGCCCGCGGGCGATCCGGCACAGGACGCGCTGTTCCGCGAGGGCTGCGTCGAGCGGGGCATCCCGGCGTTCATCCACGCCTCACTGCTGGTCAACCTGGGCTCGCCCACGGCGGCCACTGTCGAGAAGTCGGCACAGACGCTGGCGCACGCGCTGCGCCGGGGTGTGGCGATCGGCGCGCGGGCGGTGGTGTTCCACGCCGGCAGCTCGGTCGACGAGGGGCACGCCGAGGCGGCGATGCGGCAGGTCCGCCGGGAGCTGCTGCCCCTGCTCGACTGGGCCGCCGAGGCCGGTGGGCCGATGCTGCTGGTCGAGCCGAGCGCCGGCGGCGGCCGCTCGCTCGCCTCCCGCGTGGAGCAGCTCGGCCCCTACCTCGACGCGGTGGACGGGCATCGGATGCTCGGCGTCTGCTTCGACACCTGCCACGCCTGGGCCGCCGGGCACGACCTGGCCGCCGAGGGCGGCATGACCGCGACCCTGGACACGCTTGTGGCCACAGTGGGGGCCGACCGGTTGCGGCTGGTGCACGCCAACGACTCGAAGGATCTGTGCGGCTCCACCCGGGACCGGCACGAGAACATCGGTAAGGGCGCCATCGGCGAGCCGGCCTTCGCGGAGTTGATGGCCCACCCGGCCACCGCAGGCGTCCCGATCGTTGTGGAAACCCCAAGCGAGAAGCACGAGGGTCACGCCGCCGACCTGGCGATCCTCACCCGCCTGCGCCCCTGA
- a CDS encoding glycosyltransferase 87 family protein — protein sequence MRDRRVALAWAAFVVVALVSGVLVLTRHDRLSDLHIYYGALSDLHAGRPLYEYRARNGGPFTYPPFAALVLGPITAVSEGVLQGVWLVATCAAVVAIAGLVGVALTIRLSHRPLVVAVAALVLMLSAPVQSNLRFGQVSIFIVLLALLDGMDVVPPRMRGVLVGVAAAIKLTPLLFVAYFLATGRYRDAGRAVATFVACAGLAAVVLPDESWTYWTEAVRQTSRIGNLASLGNQSVHGMLLRIGVDEATLPVLWAALVAVICGAALLRARQLATHGRPGHAAVLVGCGTVAASPVSWTHHQVWPVLAAMLLVGASGITQRVAGAALLAAMVVSLGAVLGPVSTRPGVQFLFENARAVGVCLLCLTGFGGVAVATARSNRRPAAGRAWLRVGVTATVALAFFAVQPLPAGADPTFKAYTLDDVVNPRYFFVCRGPAECAAYATAAPVTFGTRAEKTKVRVNGVVSARVARLAYYSAPGGAPRDIPLLAAYPGTRTFSFRSASMAHGRLIAYDADGQPVASYDDELAAALETATR from the coding sequence ATGCGGGATCGGCGGGTGGCGCTGGCGTGGGCGGCGTTCGTCGTCGTCGCGCTGGTGTCCGGTGTGCTCGTGCTGACGCGTCACGACCGGCTCTCCGACCTGCACATCTACTACGGCGCACTGTCCGATCTGCACGCCGGCCGGCCGCTGTACGAGTACCGCGCCCGAAACGGCGGACCGTTCACCTATCCGCCGTTCGCCGCCCTGGTGCTGGGCCCGATCACGGCCGTCAGCGAGGGTGTGCTCCAGGGCGTCTGGCTGGTGGCGACGTGCGCGGCGGTCGTCGCCATCGCGGGCCTGGTCGGCGTCGCGCTGACCATCCGACTGTCGCACCGTCCGCTTGTCGTCGCGGTGGCCGCCCTGGTGCTGATGCTCTCGGCGCCGGTGCAGAGCAACCTGCGTTTCGGCCAGGTCAGCATCTTCATCGTGCTGCTGGCCCTGCTGGACGGGATGGATGTCGTTCCACCCCGGATGCGCGGGGTGCTGGTCGGGGTGGCTGCGGCGATCAAGCTGACCCCGTTGCTCTTCGTCGCGTACTTCCTCGCCACCGGTCGTTACCGCGACGCAGGCCGCGCGGTGGCGACGTTCGTGGCCTGCGCCGGACTGGCGGCGGTCGTGCTGCCCGACGAGAGCTGGACCTACTGGACCGAGGCGGTCCGGCAGACCTCGCGGATCGGCAACCTCGCCTCGCTGGGCAACCAGTCGGTGCACGGGATGCTGTTGCGCATCGGAGTCGACGAGGCGACGCTGCCGGTGCTCTGGGCCGCTCTGGTGGCGGTGATCTGCGGGGCGGCGCTGCTGCGCGCCCGGCAGTTGGCCACGCATGGCCGCCCCGGGCACGCCGCGGTGCTCGTCGGCTGCGGCACTGTCGCCGCGTCCCCGGTGTCCTGGACCCACCACCAGGTGTGGCCGGTGCTCGCCGCGATGCTGCTGGTCGGCGCGTCCGGCATCACCCAGCGGGTGGCGGGCGCGGCGCTGCTCGCCGCCATGGTCGTCTCGCTGGGCGCGGTCCTCGGCCCGGTGTCGACACGGCCGGGCGTGCAGTTCCTGTTCGAGAACGCCCGTGCCGTCGGCGTGTGCCTGCTGTGCCTGACCGGCTTCGGCGGTGTCGCGGTCGCGACCGCCCGGAGCAACAGGCGACCGGCGGCCGGCCGGGCCTGGTTGCGGGTGGGCGTCACGGCCACGGTGGCTCTCGCCTTCTTCGCCGTGCAACCCCTGCCCGCCGGAGCCGATCCGACGTTCAAGGCGTACACCCTCGACGACGTCGTCAATCCGCGGTATTTCTTCGTCTGCCGGGGCCCGGCCGAGTGCGCCGCCTACGCCACCGCCGCGCCGGTCACCTTCGGCACCCGCGCGGAGAAGACGAAGGTACGGGTCAACGGCGTGGTCTCCGCGCGGGTGGCCCGGCTGGCGTACTACTCCGCCCCGGGCGGAGCGCCCCGCGACATTCCCCTGCTGGCGGCCTACCCCGGTACGCGGACGTTCTCGTTCCGGTCGGCGAGCATGGCGCACGGCCGACTGATCGCGTACGACGCGGACGGCCAGCCCGTCGCCAGCTACGACGACGAGCTCGCCGCCGCCCTGGAGACGGCCACCCGGTAG
- a CDS encoding glycosyl hydrolase family 18 protein produces the protein MKRSLRRALWAGAVVAVTVAAVPMTTAFGAGTVTTTFTKAQDWGTGHETKVTVTNGSSATVATWRIEFDLPSGTTISSAWDADVTSSGNHYVAVKKSWAGGLAPGASFSWGYNGSGAYKAPLNCTVNGAPCGGGTPTTPPTTTAPPTTAPPTTAPPTTAPPTTAPPTTTPPNTGGKKVVGYFAEWGVYGRNYHVKNIQTSGSAAKLTHILYAFGNTTGGRCTIGDSYADYDKAYTAAESVDGVADTWDQPLRGSFNQLRKLKALNPHLKVIWSFGGWTWSGGFTQAAQNPAAFADSCYNLVEDPRWADVFDGIDVDWEYPNACGLSCDTSGPNAFKNVIGALRSRFGSSALVTAAITADGSSGGKIDAADYAGAVGNLNWLMPMTYDYFGAFNAQGPTAPHSPLTSYTGIPQQGFNSDAAIQKLKSKGVPANKLLLGIGFYGRGWTGVTQAAPGGSATGAAPGTYEAGIEDYKVLKNTCPATGTVAGTAYAKCGSNWWSYDTPSTINGKMTYANNQGLGGAFFWELSGDTSNGELIGAIKGGLG, from the coding sequence ATGAAAAGATCGCTCCGCCGGGCCCTCTGGGCCGGTGCCGTGGTCGCCGTGACCGTCGCGGCGGTGCCGATGACGACCGCGTTCGGCGCCGGCACGGTCACCACCACGTTCACCAAGGCGCAGGACTGGGGGACCGGTCACGAGACGAAGGTGACCGTGACCAACGGCTCCAGCGCCACGGTCGCCACCTGGCGCATCGAGTTCGACCTGCCCTCGGGCACCACCATCAGCAGCGCGTGGGACGCCGACGTCACCAGCAGCGGCAACCACTACGTCGCGGTCAAGAAGAGCTGGGCCGGCGGACTCGCGCCGGGCGCCTCGTTCAGCTGGGGCTACAACGGCAGCGGCGCCTACAAGGCGCCGCTGAACTGCACGGTCAACGGCGCGCCTTGCGGCGGCGGCACCCCGACCACCCCGCCGACCACGACCGCGCCGCCCACCACGGCGCCGCCGACCACCGCGCCGCCCACCACGGCTCCGCCCACCACGGCGCCCCCGACCACCACCCCGCCGAACACCGGCGGCAAGAAGGTCGTCGGCTACTTCGCCGAGTGGGGCGTCTATGGGCGCAACTACCACGTCAAGAACATCCAGACCAGCGGCTCGGCCGCCAAGCTGACCCACATCCTGTACGCCTTCGGCAACACCACAGGCGGCCGCTGCACCATCGGTGACAGCTACGCCGACTACGACAAGGCGTACACGGCGGCGGAGAGCGTGGACGGCGTCGCCGACACCTGGGACCAGCCGCTGCGGGGCAGCTTCAACCAGCTGCGCAAGCTCAAGGCGCTGAACCCGCACCTCAAGGTGATCTGGTCGTTCGGTGGCTGGACCTGGTCCGGCGGCTTCACCCAGGCCGCGCAGAACCCGGCCGCGTTCGCGGACAGCTGCTACAACCTGGTCGAGGACCCGCGCTGGGCGGACGTCTTCGACGGCATCGACGTCGACTGGGAGTACCCCAACGCCTGCGGCCTGAGCTGTGACACAAGCGGTCCCAACGCGTTCAAGAACGTGATCGGCGCGTTGCGGTCGAGGTTCGGGTCCAGCGCCCTGGTCACCGCCGCGATCACCGCGGACGGCAGCAGCGGCGGCAAGATCGACGCCGCCGACTACGCCGGCGCCGTCGGCAACCTCAACTGGCTCATGCCGATGACGTACGACTACTTCGGCGCCTTCAACGCCCAGGGCCCCACGGCGCCGCACTCGCCGCTCACCTCGTACACAGGCATCCCGCAGCAGGGCTTCAACTCCGACGCGGCGATCCAGAAGCTCAAGAGCAAGGGCGTCCCGGCCAACAAGCTGCTGCTCGGCATCGGCTTCTACGGTCGGGGCTGGACGGGCGTCACGCAGGCCGCACCGGGCGGCAGCGCCACCGGAGCGGCGCCGGGCACCTACGAGGCGGGCATCGAGGACTACAAGGTCCTCAAGAACACCTGCCCGGCCACCGGCACGGTCGCCGGCACCGCGTACGCCAAGTGCGGCAGCAACTGGTGGAGCTACGACACCCCGTCGACCATCAACGGCAAGATGACGTACGCGAACAACCAGGGCCTCGGTGGCGCGTTCTTCTGGGAGCTCTCCGGCGACACCAGCAACGGCGAGCTCATCGGCGCCATCAAGGGCGGCCTCGGCTGA
- the pknB gene encoding Stk1 family PASTA domain-containing Ser/Thr kinase has protein sequence MDTQVADTLLGSLIDGRYRIRGRVARGGMATVYTATDERLERTVAVKIIHPTQAPEARARIANFVARFTDEAKTIARLTHPNVVAVYDQGTHAGLPYLVMEYVRGRTLRDVLAERRRLNPDEVLAIAEQMLAAIAAAHRAGLVHRDVKPENVLVAEAPTGGVANLVDSVVKVADFGLARAVEASADDEQGNQLMATVAYVAPELVTEGRADPRTDVYSAGIVLFEMLTGRVPYDGDRPVDVAWQHVDRDVPAPSTLVPGLPPALDGLVQRATRRDPAARPADAGALLAEVQVARDRLGDVNSTSTAVLQRVTDEPPVSQPTMMVATVRPAERPTWARLPEGASQGPGRRRAAPEPSEGLAARLATLRTTLLSTSRGRLAVAAVVVSLGLVAALGGWWFGVGRYTSAPQLVSLSKTEAQAQADRAGLILAYGEPRYDEKAPKDSVLGQDPASASKIVKGGTVTLTLSLGPERFPVPDVIGKEYELAEADLVDVKLVVAKGTPRYDDTLPAGVVLDSSPKVGAEVKPGTKITLILSRGRAPVSVPNLVGKSLAEARTTLAGLNLKPVETYKDSDKPKDEILGQSPADGAGVEKGTEVKLDVSKGPPLVVVPRVIDLPCLQAKQVLESQGFPVTVAVNPNAVARIQAPGENSQVPPGTPVVITCF, from the coding sequence ATGGACACACAGGTCGCCGACACGTTGCTGGGCTCGCTGATCGACGGGCGCTACCGCATTCGCGGTCGCGTGGCCCGTGGCGGCATGGCGACCGTGTACACCGCCACCGACGAACGCCTCGAGCGCACCGTCGCGGTAAAGATCATTCACCCGACCCAGGCGCCCGAGGCGCGGGCCCGGATCGCCAACTTCGTGGCCCGGTTCACCGACGAGGCGAAGACCATCGCCCGGCTGACCCACCCGAACGTGGTCGCGGTCTACGACCAGGGCACCCACGCCGGCCTGCCGTACCTGGTGATGGAGTACGTGCGCGGCCGTACGCTGCGCGACGTGCTGGCCGAGCGACGCCGGCTCAACCCGGACGAGGTGCTGGCCATCGCCGAGCAGATGCTCGCCGCGATCGCCGCCGCGCACCGGGCCGGCCTCGTGCACCGCGACGTCAAACCGGAGAACGTCCTGGTCGCCGAGGCACCCACCGGCGGCGTCGCCAACCTGGTGGACAGCGTGGTCAAGGTGGCCGACTTCGGGTTGGCCCGCGCGGTCGAGGCCAGCGCCGACGACGAGCAGGGCAACCAACTGATGGCCACCGTGGCGTACGTCGCCCCGGAGCTGGTCACCGAGGGTCGGGCCGACCCGCGTACCGACGTCTACTCCGCGGGCATCGTGCTGTTCGAGATGCTGACCGGTCGGGTGCCGTACGACGGGGACCGTCCCGTGGACGTCGCCTGGCAGCACGTCGACCGGGACGTACCGGCGCCCTCGACGCTGGTGCCCGGCCTGCCGCCGGCGCTCGACGGCCTGGTGCAGCGCGCCACCCGGCGTGACCCCGCCGCCCGGCCCGCCGACGCCGGAGCGCTGCTGGCCGAGGTTCAGGTCGCCCGGGACCGCCTGGGTGACGTCAACAGCACCAGCACCGCCGTGCTGCAACGGGTGACGGACGAGCCGCCGGTCTCCCAGCCGACAATGATGGTCGCCACGGTCCGTCCGGCCGAACGGCCGACCTGGGCCCGGCTGCCCGAGGGCGCCAGCCAGGGGCCGGGCCGACGGCGGGCCGCACCGGAGCCGTCGGAGGGTCTGGCGGCCCGGCTCGCGACGCTGCGCACCACCCTGCTGAGCACCTCGCGGGGCCGGTTGGCCGTCGCCGCCGTGGTGGTGTCGCTGGGCCTGGTGGCGGCACTGGGCGGCTGGTGGTTCGGTGTCGGCCGCTACACGTCCGCCCCGCAGCTGGTCAGCCTGAGCAAGACCGAAGCGCAGGCCCAGGCCGACCGCGCCGGCCTGATCCTGGCGTACGGGGAGCCGCGCTACGACGAGAAGGCTCCGAAGGACAGCGTCCTCGGGCAGGACCCGGCGTCGGCCAGCAAGATCGTCAAGGGTGGCACGGTCACCCTGACCCTCTCGCTGGGTCCGGAGCGCTTCCCGGTGCCGGACGTGATCGGCAAGGAGTACGAGCTGGCCGAGGCCGATCTGGTAGACGTGAAGCTGGTGGTGGCCAAGGGCACCCCCCGCTACGACGACACCCTGCCGGCCGGCGTCGTCCTGGACAGCTCCCCGAAGGTGGGCGCCGAGGTCAAGCCGGGCACGAAGATCACACTCATCCTGAGCCGCGGCCGGGCGCCGGTGTCGGTACCGAACCTGGTCGGCAAGTCCCTGGCCGAGGCCCGCACCACCCTCGCCGGGCTCAACCTGAAGCCTGTGGAGACCTACAAGGACTCCGACAAGCCCAAGGACGAGATCCTCGGCCAGAGCCCTGCCGACGGCGCCGGCGTGGAGAAGGGCACCGAGGTCAAGCTGGACGTGAGCAAGGGTCCGCCGCTGGTCGTGGTGCCCCGGGTGATCGACCTGCCCTGCCTGCAGGCCAAGCAGGTGCTGGAGAGCCAGGGCTTCCCGGTGACTGTCGCGGTCAACCCCAACGCGGTGGCCCGGATCCAGGCTCCCGGCGAGAATTCGCAGGTGCCGCCGGGCACCCCGGTCGTCATCACGTGCTTCTGA
- a CDS encoding nuclear transport factor 2 family protein, producing the protein MRPIHRRLAATATGLVLLPATLVGCGIGGSDDKGEPAARTERAPAEEAGARSRERVQAYLDAMTAKDVAAGRSQLCELLHDGFDLAATGPNGDFADHFQVPAAAITDVRSGPRGQEVSVSVTVTAGKSKVTRPLLFTVTRDGGDWCIAGEGPGGNPAASPPPTRGGASPAS; encoded by the coding sequence ATGCGCCCGATCCACCGCAGGCTGGCGGCGACCGCCACCGGGCTGGTGCTGCTCCCGGCCACCCTGGTCGGCTGCGGGATCGGCGGCAGTGATGACAAGGGCGAGCCGGCCGCCAGGACCGAGCGTGCCCCCGCCGAGGAGGCCGGCGCCCGGTCCCGCGAGCGCGTGCAGGCGTACCTCGACGCGATGACCGCCAAGGACGTCGCCGCCGGCCGCAGTCAGCTCTGTGAGCTGCTGCACGACGGGTTCGACCTCGCCGCCACCGGCCCCAACGGCGACTTCGCCGACCACTTCCAGGTGCCTGCGGCGGCCATCACCGACGTCCGGTCCGGCCCGCGCGGCCAGGAGGTCAGCGTCTCGGTCACGGTCACCGCCGGCAAGAGCAAGGTCACCCGTCCGCTGCTGTTCACCGTCACCCGCGACGGCGGCGACTGGTGCATCGCCGGGGAGGGGCCGGGCGGCAATCCGGCCGCCAGCCCGCCGCCGACCCGGGGCGGCGCCTCACCGGCGTCCTGA
- a CDS encoding class II 3-deoxy-7-phosphoheptulonate synthase has translation MRHEWHQLSHPAVGSPGLQTSRPTVDSAEDAALGLDRWRELPREQIPPWSDPAAVAAVCKVLDTVPSVVAPYEVDQLRQKLALVCEGKAFLLQGGDCAETFVDNTESHLLANARTLLQMAIVLTYGASLPVVKVARVAGQYTKPRSLPTDARGLPAYRGDMINSLETDPAARVADPQRMIRAYANSAAAMNMLRAYLAGGLADLHAVHDWNKGFVKTSPAGERYEAIAREIDRALAFIRACGMTDDEALRTVTLYCSHEALALEYDRALTRVSDRRAYGLSGHFLWVGERTRQITGAHIDFISRIANPIGVKLGPTTSPDEAIELCEKLNPDNIPGRLTLISRMGNHRVRDALPPIVAKVTASGAKVVWQCDPMHGNTHESSNGYKTRHFDRIVDEVLGYFEVHRGLDTHPGGIHVELTGEDVTECLGGAQGIEDLDLPDRYETACDPRLNTQQSLELAFLVAEMLRG, from the coding sequence ATGCGCCATGAGTGGCATCAGCTGAGCCATCCCGCGGTGGGCAGCCCGGGCCTGCAGACCAGCCGTCCGACAGTCGACTCCGCCGAGGACGCCGCCCTCGGTCTGGACCGTTGGCGGGAGCTGCCCCGCGAGCAGATCCCACCGTGGTCCGATCCGGCGGCCGTCGCCGCGGTCTGCAAGGTGCTCGACACCGTGCCGTCGGTCGTCGCGCCCTACGAGGTGGACCAGCTCCGGCAGAAGCTTGCCCTCGTCTGTGAGGGCAAGGCGTTCCTGCTCCAGGGCGGTGACTGCGCCGAGACCTTCGTCGACAACACCGAGAGCCACCTGCTGGCCAACGCCCGCACCCTGCTCCAGATGGCGATCGTGCTCACCTATGGCGCGTCGTTGCCGGTGGTCAAGGTCGCCCGGGTCGCCGGCCAGTACACCAAGCCCCGCTCGCTGCCCACCGACGCGCGTGGCCTTCCCGCCTACCGCGGCGACATGATCAACTCGCTGGAGACCGACCCCGCCGCCCGCGTCGCCGACCCGCAGCGCATGATCCGGGCGTACGCCAACTCGGCCGCCGCGATGAACATGCTGCGGGCGTACCTCGCCGGTGGGCTCGCCGACCTGCACGCCGTGCACGACTGGAACAAGGGCTTCGTGAAGACATCCCCGGCGGGGGAGCGCTACGAGGCGATCGCCCGGGAGATCGACCGGGCGCTTGCCTTCATCCGGGCCTGCGGAATGACCGACGACGAGGCGCTGCGGACCGTCACCCTCTACTGCTCCCACGAGGCTCTCGCCCTGGAGTACGACCGGGCGCTCACCCGCGTCTCCGACCGCCGGGCGTACGGGCTGTCCGGGCACTTCCTCTGGGTCGGCGAGCGCACCCGACAGATCACCGGCGCGCACATCGACTTCATCTCCCGGATCGCCAACCCGATCGGCGTGAAGCTCGGCCCGACCACGTCCCCGGACGAGGCAATCGAGCTGTGCGAGAAGCTCAACCCGGACAACATTCCCGGTCGACTCACCCTGATCAGTCGGATGGGCAACCACCGGGTCCGCGACGCCCTGCCGCCGATCGTCGCCAAGGTCACCGCGTCCGGCGCCAAGGTGGTGTGGCAGTGCGACCCGATGCACGGCAACACCCACGAGTCGTCGAACGGCTACAAGACCCGGCACTTCGACCGCATCGTCGACGAGGTGCTCGGCTACTTCGAGGTGCACCGTGGCCTGGACACCCACCCGGGTGGCATCCACGTCGAGTTGACAGGTGAGGACGTCACCGAGTGCCTCGGCGGCGCCCAGGGCATCGAGGACCTCGACCTGCCCGACCGGTACGAGACCGCCTGCGATCCTCGGCTGAACACCCAGCAGTCGCTGGAGCTGGCCTTCCTCGTGGCGGAGATGCTGCGTGGCTGA
- a CDS encoding Rv2175c family DNA-binding protein — MTEPVPDQAVPGPELAGPTDPAGWLALPDVAERLDVSISKVHQMIRDRELLAVRRDGIRRIPADLVANDVVLKHLPGVLNLLADNGYDDEAALRWLYEPDDTLPGNTPAAALSGDQAREVKRRAQAQGF; from the coding sequence GTGACCGAACCCGTACCCGACCAGGCCGTACCCGGCCCCGAGCTCGCCGGCCCCACCGACCCGGCGGGCTGGCTCGCCCTGCCCGACGTCGCCGAGCGGCTCGACGTGTCGATCAGCAAGGTGCACCAGATGATCCGCGACCGGGAGCTGTTGGCGGTTCGCCGCGACGGCATCCGCCGGATACCCGCGGACCTGGTGGCCAACGATGTTGTACTCAAGCACCTGCCCGGCGTGCTCAACCTGCTCGCCGACAACGGCTACGACGACGAGGCGGCGCTGCGCTGGCTCTACGAGCCGGACGACACGCTCCCCGGCAACACCCCCGCCGCCGCCCTCTCCGGCGACCAGGCCCGCGAGGTCAAACGCCGAGCCCAAGCCCAAGGCTTCTAA
- a CDS encoding NADPH-dependent F420 reductase: MTTVGLIGSGNIGGTLARLAVAAGYDVVLSNSRGPETLTDLVDELGERASASTAQEAAQVGDLVVVSVPLKAYRAVPAQPLAGKIVIDTDNYYPERDGVFPELDADEITSSELLQQHLPTSRVVKVFNNIYFKALAALPRPAGAADRSALAIAGDDTAAKAEVTAFLDRIGYDVVDAGSLAEGWRYQPDTPAYGTIYSADGTDWETPVPGDAEKLRAALAAATR; encoded by the coding sequence ATGACAACTGTGGGACTGATCGGCAGCGGCAACATCGGCGGCACCCTGGCCCGGCTGGCGGTGGCCGCCGGCTACGACGTGGTGCTGAGCAACTCGCGCGGGCCGGAGACGCTCACCGACCTGGTCGACGAGCTGGGCGAGCGGGCCAGCGCCAGCACGGCGCAGGAGGCGGCGCAGGTCGGTGACCTGGTGGTGGTCAGCGTGCCGCTCAAGGCGTACCGGGCGGTGCCCGCACAGCCGCTGGCCGGCAAGATCGTCATCGACACCGACAACTACTACCCGGAGCGCGACGGCGTCTTCCCGGAGCTGGACGCCGACGAGATCACCAGCAGCGAGCTGCTCCAGCAGCACCTGCCGACCTCGCGGGTGGTCAAGGTCTTCAACAACATCTACTTCAAGGCCCTGGCCGCGCTCCCCCGGCCGGCCGGGGCGGCCGACCGCAGCGCCCTCGCGATCGCCGGTGACGACACCGCCGCGAAGGCCGAGGTGACCGCCTTCCTGGACCGGATCGGCTACGACGTGGTGGACGCCGGATCGCTTGCCGAGGGGTGGCGCTACCAGCCGGACACCCCGGCGTACGGCACGATCTACTCCGCCGACGGGACGGACTGGGAGACGCCGGTCCCGGGCGACGCCGAGAAGCTGCGCGCCGCCCTGGCCGCCGCCACCCGCTGA
- a CDS encoding glutathione peroxidase — protein MTVFDIPIDALSGGPADLAQYRGRALLVVNVASRCGLTPQYAGLQTLADTYAERGLVVLGVPCNQFAGQEPGTAAEINDFCQVNYGVTFPLTEKVDVNGPDRHPLYSALVDTPDADGHTGDIRWNFEKFLVAPDGTVAARFAPTVEPDDLRTAIEKTLPTPA, from the coding sequence ATGACCGTCTTCGACATCCCGATCGACGCCCTCAGCGGCGGGCCCGCCGACCTCGCCCAGTACCGGGGCCGGGCGCTGCTGGTGGTCAACGTCGCCTCCCGCTGCGGCCTCACCCCGCAGTACGCCGGCCTCCAGACCCTCGCCGACACCTACGCCGAGCGTGGCCTGGTGGTGCTGGGCGTGCCGTGCAACCAGTTCGCCGGGCAGGAGCCGGGCACCGCCGCCGAAATCAACGACTTCTGCCAGGTCAACTACGGGGTGACCTTCCCGCTGACCGAGAAGGTCGACGTGAACGGGCCGGACCGGCACCCGCTCTACTCCGCACTGGTGGACACCCCGGACGCCGACGGGCACACCGGCGACATCCGCTGGAACTTCGAGAAGTTCCTGGTGGCCCCGGACGGCACTGTCGCGGCCCGCTTCGCCCCCACGGTCGAGCCCGACGACCTCCGCACAGCGATCGAGAAAACCCTCCCCACCCCCGCCTGA